Proteins encoded by one window of Acetivibrio thermocellus ATCC 27405:
- a CDS encoding sulfurtransferase TusA family protein, whose amino-acid sequence MSDIKADAFVDITDVVCPMTFVKAKIAIEELEEGQILEIKMNEGEPILNVPRSFKEEGHRVLDVVNNEDGTFTVFVEKGKV is encoded by the coding sequence ATGAGCGATATTAAAGCTGATGCTTTTGTCGATATCACTGATGTTGTTTGTCCCATGACTTTTGTGAAGGCAAAGATTGCCATAGAGGAACTTGAAGAGGGGCAAATCCTTGAAATTAAGATGAATGAGGGAGAACCTATTTTGAATGTGCCAAGGAGTTTCAAGGAAGAAGGGCATAGAGTGCTTGATGTTGTCAATAATGAAGATGGTACTTTTACTGTTTTTGTGGAAAAGGGCAAGGTATGA
- a CDS encoding GTP-binding protein, with protein sequence MEAREQMNIVIVGHVDHGKSTVIGRLLADTGSLPEGKLESVKEFCRKNARPFEYAFLLDALKDEQAQGITIDTARCFFKTNKRDYIIIDAPGHVEFLKNMVTGASRAEAALLVIDAKEGIKENSKRHGHIVSMLGIKQVVVLVNKMDLVGFDREVYEAIVSEFGEFLQKVNIRPINYIPISAFNGDNIAQRSRNTLWYDGPTVLEQLDGFVNKKENRQLPFRMPVQDIYKFTEEGDDRRIVAGTIISGSISVGDEVVFLPSNKKSVIKSIEGFNVKPRNTAYADEAIGVTLTTQIYIKPGELMVKANEKHPSVSSRFRANIFWVGKAPLIKNKNYKLKIGTMKIGVKLIEISHIIDAAELNIDTFKDQVERHDVAECIFETAKPIAYDVISEIEQTGRFVIVDNYEISGGGIILEAVPDTDSSLLTHIREREFLWEKSLISAKQRENAYGHKAKFIVITSGSEGKEKDIQDIGRQLEERLFNMKYKAYYLGVSSILHGLASDVANSYEDRDEHIRQIGELARIFTDSGQIFITSIFNLDDYEAKKLKLLNQPNEIIVVNIGQTPFNNFVPDANIEDTEGAVEAVCELLKRQEIILEYYI encoded by the coding sequence ATGGAAGCAAGAGAACAAATGAATATTGTAATCGTCGGTCATGTGGATCATGGAAAAAGCACCGTCATAGGTAGACTGCTTGCGGATACCGGCTCTCTTCCGGAGGGAAAGCTTGAGTCTGTCAAAGAGTTTTGCAGAAAGAATGCCAGGCCTTTTGAGTACGCGTTTTTGCTGGACGCATTAAAGGATGAACAGGCGCAGGGCATTACCATAGATACTGCAAGATGTTTTTTCAAGACAAACAAAAGGGACTACATTATTATCGACGCACCGGGGCATGTTGAGTTCTTAAAGAACATGGTTACGGGAGCGTCCCGGGCGGAAGCCGCCCTTTTGGTAATAGACGCGAAGGAAGGTATAAAGGAAAATTCCAAACGCCACGGACATATTGTTTCCATGCTGGGAATCAAACAAGTGGTTGTTTTGGTGAACAAAATGGATTTGGTGGGCTTTGACAGGGAAGTTTATGAAGCTATTGTCTCAGAGTTTGGCGAGTTTTTGCAAAAGGTTAACATAAGACCAATTAATTATATTCCAATAAGTGCCTTCAACGGAGACAATATTGCCCAAAGGTCCCGGAACACTTTGTGGTATGACGGGCCCACGGTTTTGGAACAGTTGGATGGGTTTGTGAATAAAAAAGAAAATCGTCAGCTTCCGTTCCGCATGCCTGTACAGGATATTTACAAATTTACCGAAGAGGGCGATGACCGAAGGATTGTGGCAGGTACAATCATAAGCGGCTCAATCAGTGTGGGGGACGAGGTTGTATTTCTTCCTTCAAACAAGAAGTCGGTAATAAAAAGTATAGAGGGATTTAATGTAAAACCCAGAAATACGGCCTATGCAGACGAGGCAATAGGAGTAACGCTGACCACACAAATTTATATAAAGCCCGGAGAACTGATGGTGAAGGCAAATGAAAAACATCCGTCAGTGAGCTCCCGCTTTAGGGCGAACATATTCTGGGTTGGCAAGGCTCCTTTGATAAAGAACAAAAACTATAAGTTGAAAATCGGTACGATGAAAATTGGCGTCAAACTCATTGAAATATCCCATATCATTGATGCGGCGGAGCTCAACATTGACACTTTCAAAGACCAGGTTGAAAGACATGATGTGGCAGAGTGCATTTTTGAAACCGCAAAACCTATTGCATATGATGTTATTTCCGAAATCGAGCAGACCGGAAGGTTTGTAATTGTGGACAACTATGAGATATCCGGCGGAGGAATTATTTTGGAAGCAGTTCCGGATACCGACAGCAGCTTGCTGACCCACATCAGGGAAAGAGAATTTTTGTGGGAGAAAAGTTTGATTTCTGCAAAGCAAAGGGAAAATGCTTATGGACACAAAGCGAAGTTTATCGTAATTACTTCGGGAAGCGAAGGAAAAGAAAAGGATATCCAGGATATCGGAAGACAATTGGAAGAGCGGCTTTTCAACATGAAGTACAAAGCGTATTATCTCGGTGTTTCAAGCATACTGCACGGGCTTGCGTCGGATGTGGCAAACAGCTATGAGGACAGAGACGAGCATATAAGGCAGATTGGAGAACTGGCAAGGATATTTACCGATTCGGGCCAAATATTTATCACCAGCATATTCAATCTGGATGACTATGAGGCCAAAAAGCTTAAACTTTTAAACCAGCCCAATGAAATCATAGTGGTGAACATAGGACAGACGCCTTTCAACAATTTTGTGCCCGATGCAAACATAGAAGATACGGAGGGCGCGGTTGAGGCTGTGTGTGAGTTGTTGAAACGTCAGGAAATTATACTTGAATATTATATATGA
- a CDS encoding phosphoadenylyl-sulfate reductase: MVQLDLEKLNKEYSDKSPEDIVRFVVENIGIEKVALASSLSIEDQVLTDILLKINPKVRVFFLDTGRHFQQTYDLMEETMHRYGFHYEVYAPESKELEQAVSKYGPNFFYESVELRKKCCEIRKVNPLKRVLSTVDAWICGLRREQSLTRQELNIFEWDGLHSIYKINPIVFWSEDRVWEYIKKYNIPYNSLYSKGFRSIGCQPCTRAVRPGEDVRSGRWWWEDPDKKECGLHARVGQV; encoded by the coding sequence ATGGTGCAGTTGGATTTGGAGAAATTAAACAAAGAATATTCTGATAAAAGTCCTGAAGATATTGTGAGGTTTGTTGTTGAAAACATAGGTATTGAGAAAGTTGCATTGGCTTCAAGTCTTTCAATTGAAGATCAAGTGCTGACGGATATATTGCTTAAAATCAATCCAAAAGTAAGGGTGTTTTTCCTTGATACTGGAAGACATTTTCAGCAAACCTATGACCTTATGGAAGAAACCATGCACAGATACGGTTTCCACTACGAAGTTTATGCTCCGGAAAGCAAAGAACTGGAGCAGGCCGTTTCGAAGTACGGTCCCAATTTCTTTTACGAAAGCGTTGAACTTAGGAAAAAGTGCTGTGAAATAAGAAAGGTAAATCCGCTAAAAAGGGTCCTGAGCACTGTGGATGCCTGGATTTGCGGCTTAAGGAGAGAACAATCGTTGACGCGCCAGGAATTGAATATTTTTGAATGGGACGGCCTTCATTCAATTTATAAAATAAATCCCATTGTTTTCTGGTCTGAAGATAGGGTGTGGGAATACATTAAAAAATATAATATTCCGTACAATTCCCTGTACAGCAAGGGTTTTCGGAGCATTGGATGCCAACCATGCACCAGGGCGGTAAGACCCGGCGAGGATGTTCGCAGCGGCAGATGGTGGTGGGAAGACCCTGACAAAAAAGAGTGCGGGCTGCACGCAAGAGTGGGACAGGTGTAA
- a CDS encoding GerMN domain-containing protein — MKCNFNFEDIIKYSENHLSEEEKKRIKEHLDVCEKCRKRYGVLKFTEAYAKDSSMTSESITKNVMETIDVNRYSKSKKFLFGRNFYRALPVIKPVLASAAVFVVVMVGITSFGSLRGLINNSGDVKPNPTNPIANSQNTNPAALPESTAPAVQNPVEKKVITLYYSNSNADKVVAEKREVEISKDTQIERLVFEELQKGPKNEGLVATIPKGTRLLSVSTENGICTLNLSKEFVDNHPGGTAGETMTLFSIVNTMTELPGIEKVQFLIEGQKQDAYIHVAFSEPFKRNNSIIQKSPSEIKAEVEAKSQEAIKAIKEKDMEKLAQMVHPEKGVLFSPYSHIELEKHKVFTKDQLKNLMESEEVYIWGEYDGSGDPIKLTFAQYFDKFVYDHDFANAEKVAYNEIQQSGNTIVNISDVYPEGKFMDYYFPGFTPEYDGMDWASLRLVFEEYDGQWYLVCIAHGQWTI, encoded by the coding sequence ATGAAATGCAATTTTAATTTTGAAGACATAATTAAATATTCCGAAAATCATCTTTCGGAAGAAGAGAAAAAGAGAATTAAAGAGCATCTGGATGTATGTGAAAAATGCCGAAAACGCTATGGCGTACTGAAATTTACAGAGGCTTACGCAAAAGACAGTTCCATGACAAGTGAAAGCATCACTAAAAATGTGATGGAAACAATTGACGTAAACAGATACAGCAAAAGTAAAAAGTTTTTGTTCGGCAGGAATTTTTACAGAGCCCTGCCTGTTATAAAACCAGTTTTGGCATCCGCGGCAGTATTTGTTGTGGTAATGGTGGGCATAACAAGTTTCGGAAGTCTCAGAGGATTAATCAACAATTCCGGCGATGTGAAACCTAATCCAACCAATCCGATTGCCAATTCTCAAAACACAAACCCGGCCGCTTTGCCTGAAAGTACAGCCCCGGCAGTTCAAAATCCTGTGGAAAAGAAGGTAATCACGCTTTACTATTCAAATTCCAATGCGGATAAAGTGGTTGCAGAAAAAAGAGAAGTTGAAATAAGCAAAGATACACAAATAGAAAGATTGGTGTTTGAAGAATTGCAAAAGGGTCCGAAAAACGAGGGATTAGTTGCCACAATACCAAAAGGGACCAGACTTTTATCAGTATCCACCGAAAACGGCATTTGCACACTTAATCTTTCCAAAGAGTTCGTTGACAACCATCCCGGCGGAACAGCAGGTGAAACAATGACTTTATTTTCAATAGTCAATACAATGACTGAGCTTCCCGGTATCGAGAAAGTACAGTTTCTTATTGAAGGCCAAAAACAGGATGCATATATACATGTTGCATTTAGTGAACCCTTTAAAAGAAACAACAGTATTATCCAAAAGAGCCCAAGTGAGATAAAAGCCGAAGTTGAAGCTAAGTCTCAGGAAGCGATTAAGGCTATCAAGGAAAAAGATATGGAAAAGTTGGCCCAAATGGTACATCCTGAAAAAGGTGTGTTGTTCTCCCCCTATTCCCATATTGAATTGGAAAAACATAAAGTATTTACAAAGGATCAATTAAAAAATCTTATGGAGTCGGAAGAAGTATATATCTGGGGAGAATATGACGGCTCCGGTGACCCGATTAAGTTAACCTTTGCCCAGTATTTCGACAAATTTGTATATGATCATGATTTTGCGAACGCCGAAAAAGTGGCATACAATGAAATACAGCAATCTGGAAACACAATTGTCAATATTTCTGATGTATATCCGGAAGGAAAGTTTATGGATTATTACTTCCCCGGATTCACTCCCGAATATGACGGAATGGACTGGGCAAGTTTAAGATTAGTTTTTGAGGAGTATGACGGCCAGTGGTATCTTGTATGTATTGCCCATGGCCAATGGACTATTTAA
- the cysW gene encoding sulfate ABC transporter permease subunit CysW, with protein MAGIVPVRIKTANKVEYAKKRAVKDSKIVQVVLTTIAILFFIIMLIVPLVSVFVKAFEQGANLYFASITDPIALKAIKLTLITIAITVPINTIFGLAAAWAIAKFKFKGKNILITIIDLPFSISPVVAGLIFVLLFSTSHGLLGPLLNALGIKIIFAPPGIVIATLFVTLPFVARELIPLMEAQGTAEEEAALTLGASGWKTFWYITLPNIKWALLYGVMLTTARAAGEFGAVSVVSGHIRGLTNTVPLHVEILYNEYKFSAAFAVASLLTLIALINLIVKNVAHWKIQQQSKI; from the coding sequence ATGGCGGGGATTGTTCCTGTGAGAATAAAAACGGCAAATAAAGTGGAATATGCAAAAAAGCGGGCGGTAAAAGACTCAAAAATTGTTCAGGTGGTTTTAACGACAATAGCGATACTATTTTTTATAATAATGCTCATAGTTCCACTTGTTTCGGTGTTCGTAAAAGCTTTTGAACAGGGAGCGAATTTGTATTTTGCTTCAATTACCGATCCGATAGCACTAAAGGCCATAAAACTTACCCTCATAACCATAGCAATCACGGTTCCGATTAACACCATATTTGGCCTTGCAGCTGCCTGGGCGATTGCAAAATTTAAGTTTAAAGGAAAAAACATATTGATTACGATTATTGATTTGCCTTTTTCCATATCGCCGGTGGTGGCGGGATTGATATTTGTTTTGCTCTTTAGCACCAGTCACGGACTTTTGGGACCGCTGCTTAATGCTTTGGGAATAAAAATTATCTTTGCCCCGCCGGGAATTGTTATTGCAACATTGTTTGTTACTCTCCCATTTGTGGCAAGGGAGCTGATACCCTTGATGGAAGCCCAGGGAACTGCAGAGGAAGAAGCTGCGCTGACCCTGGGGGCAAGCGGCTGGAAAACCTTTTGGTACATTACGCTCCCCAATATAAAATGGGCGCTGCTGTACGGCGTTATGCTGACAACTGCAAGGGCGGCCGGAGAGTTTGGTGCGGTTTCCGTTGTATCAGGGCATATCAGAGGTCTTACCAATACGGTTCCTCTTCATGTTGAAATATTGTACAACGAATATAAATTTTCTGCCGCATTTGCAGTGGCATCGCTGCTGACCCTCATTGCCTTGATAAATTTGATTGTAAAGAACGTAGCCCATTGGAAGATACAGCAGCAAAGCAAAATATAG
- the thiS gene encoding sulfur carrier protein ThiS, translated as MTIKVNGKDVTLEKEVTVKELLEIQKVEMPDYVTVQINDEILDRKDFETLTVKEGDVVEFLYFMGGGAI; from the coding sequence ATGACAATTAAGGTAAATGGCAAGGACGTAACACTTGAAAAAGAGGTTACCGTAAAGGAACTTCTGGAGATTCAAAAGGTGGAAATGCCGGATTACGTCACAGTACAGATAAATGACGAGATTTTGGACAGAAAGGATTTTGAAACCTTGACGGTAAAAGAGGGAGACGTCGTGGAATTCCTTTATTTCATGGGAGGCGGCGCAATATGA
- a CDS encoding M67 family metallopeptidase: MIVMTKQQYQEILEHSRNALPNEACGLLGGRIENGVKYVEKVYLLRNIDESPEHFSMNPKEQFAAVKDMRNNGWELLGNFHSHPATPSRPSEEDIRLAFDPKASYLILSLKDDTPVLKSFNISSGQATQEELSIVGEEA; this comes from the coding sequence GTGATTGTCATGACAAAGCAGCAGTACCAAGAGATACTTGAACATTCCCGCAATGCTTTGCCCAATGAAGCCTGCGGGCTTTTGGGCGGCAGGATAGAGAATGGTGTGAAATATGTTGAGAAAGTGTATCTGTTGAGGAACATAGACGAAAGCCCGGAACATTTCTCCATGAACCCAAAGGAGCAGTTTGCGGCAGTCAAAGATATGAGAAACAACGGTTGGGAGCTTCTGGGCAACTTTCACAGCCATCCCGCAACGCCATCCCGCCCCTCGGAAGAGGACATAAGGCTTGCCTTTGATCCAAAGGCAAGTTATTTGATATTATCACTAAAGGACGACACACCGGTGCTAAAGAGCTTTAATATTTCATCAGGACAGGCAACTCAGGAAGAGTTGTCTATTGTGGGGGAGGAAGCATAG
- the cysT gene encoding sulfate ABC transporter permease subunit CysT produces MNLGIKPFKLKQKSVIPGFGITMGFTLTYLTLLVLIPVSMVFLNSAQIGLDKFWEIVSSERVLASLKISFGTSFLAAAINVVFGFLLAWVLERYDFWGKKLVDGLIDLPFALPTAVAGISLTTLYSQNGWIGRLFAPFGIKISYTPLGIVVALVFIGFPFVVRTVQPVLESFDVEVEEAAACLGATRFQTFCRVILPELFPALITGFALAFSRALGEYGSVVFISGNMPMKTEITPLLIRTKLEQYDYAGGTAVAAVMLVISFILLLMINAFQWWAGRHRSR; encoded by the coding sequence ATGAATCTTGGAATCAAGCCGTTTAAATTAAAACAAAAAAGCGTCATACCGGGTTTTGGAATTACAATGGGATTTACTCTTACATATCTTACTTTGCTGGTTTTAATCCCTGTGTCAATGGTTTTCCTAAACAGTGCCCAAATAGGCCTCGATAAATTTTGGGAAATTGTTTCTTCGGAAAGAGTGCTGGCTTCGCTCAAGATATCCTTTGGTACATCCTTTTTGGCTGCGGCAATAAACGTTGTTTTCGGGTTCCTTCTTGCATGGGTTTTGGAAAGGTACGATTTTTGGGGCAAAAAACTGGTGGATGGCTTAATTGACTTGCCTTTTGCCCTGCCCACCGCTGTTGCAGGTATTTCGCTCACAACTTTATATTCCCAGAATGGTTGGATTGGAAGGCTTTTCGCGCCGTTTGGAATCAAAATATCATATACTCCCCTGGGTATAGTTGTTGCCTTGGTTTTCATAGGATTCCCCTTTGTAGTAAGGACTGTACAACCAGTGCTGGAAAGTTTTGATGTTGAAGTGGAGGAAGCGGCGGCATGCCTTGGAGCCACCAGATTTCAAACTTTTTGCAGAGTTATTCTGCCGGAATTGTTTCCGGCGTTGATAACAGGTTTTGCCCTTGCGTTCTCAAGGGCCCTGGGCGAATATGGTTCAGTGGTTTTTATATCCGGAAACATGCCGATGAAAACGGAAATAACACCGCTTTTGATAAGAACAAAACTGGAACAGTATGATTATGCAGGAGGTACTGCGGTGGCCGCAGTCATGCTGGTTATTTCCTTTATCCTGTTGCTGATGATTAACGCATTCCAGTGGTGGGCAGGCAGACACAGATCAAGGTAA
- the cysD gene encoding sulfate adenylyltransferase subunit CysD, translated as MDHLDKLEAQSIYILREAYREFKNICMLWSIGKDSTVLLWLARKAFFGHVPIPLVHIDTHYKIPEMIEYRDELARKWKLTMIYGENSEALAQKKTFPDGNVDRLTCCQLLKTEALKHTLSGEWNRYILDHKTGKYVLDTKRERFTGVIVGVRADEEGSRSKERYFSPRDKESDWAVEDQPPEFWNQFKTDFAPGTHIRIHPLLDWTELNIWEYIERENIPVTPLYFDRGDGKRYRSLGCYPCTFPVESTAKNVREIIEELKSGKFANIAERAGRAQDQDDGGGLETLRRGGYM; from the coding sequence ATGGATCATTTGGACAAATTGGAGGCACAAAGTATTTACATATTAAGAGAAGCTTACAGAGAGTTTAAAAATATATGCATGCTGTGGTCCATAGGAAAGGATAGTACTGTACTTCTTTGGCTCGCCAGAAAAGCTTTCTTCGGGCATGTACCGATACCTTTGGTACACATTGATACCCATTATAAAATACCTGAAATGATAGAATACAGGGATGAACTTGCACGAAAATGGAAGCTTACCATGATATACGGAGAAAACAGCGAGGCCTTGGCACAGAAGAAAACTTTCCCCGACGGAAACGTGGACCGCCTGACATGCTGCCAGCTTTTAAAAACCGAAGCTTTGAAACATACTCTTTCCGGTGAATGGAACCGTTATATTTTAGACCATAAGACCGGAAAATATGTTTTGGACACCAAAAGAGAAAGGTTTACCGGGGTTATTGTGGGCGTAAGAGCCGATGAAGAGGGAAGCCGTTCAAAGGAAAGATATTTTTCGCCAAGGGACAAGGAGAGCGACTGGGCTGTGGAAGACCAGCCTCCGGAGTTTTGGAATCAATTTAAGACCGACTTTGCACCGGGAACCCATATTAGAATACATCCACTGCTTGACTGGACGGAACTTAATATCTGGGAATACATAGAAAGAGAAAACATACCGGTTACACCACTGTATTTTGACCGTGGAGACGGAAAGCGTTACAGATCCCTTGGATGCTATCCATGTACTTTTCCTGTGGAATCGACGGCAAAGAATGTAAGGGAAATTATTGAAGAGTTAAAAAGCGGCAAGTTTGCAAACATAGCGGAAAGAGCCGGACGGGCACAGGACCAGGATGACGGGGGCGGTCTTGAGACCTTGAGAAGAGGAGGGTACATGTGA
- a CDS encoding HesA/MoeB/ThiF family protein, whose protein sequence is MNFTNEQMERYSRHIILKDVGVKGQKKLLESKVLIIGTGGLGAPAAMFLAAAGVGTIGLVDFDAVELSNLQRQIIHLTKDVGKPKVISGKETINEMNPDVNVVTYQEWVSSANIKDIIKDRDYDFIIDGTDNFPAKFLINDACVLTGKPFSHAGIIRFQGQTMTYVPGKGPCYRCIFENPPPPDKVPTCKQAGVLGVMGGVIGTIQATEAIKYLLGIGELLTGYILTYDAKAMEFRKVKLPWNKRCQVCGENPTIKELIDYEQAVCDLKS, encoded by the coding sequence ATGAACTTTACCAATGAGCAGATGGAGAGGTATTCCAGACATATAATTTTAAAAGATGTAGGGGTAAAAGGGCAAAAAAAGCTTCTGGAGTCGAAGGTTCTGATTATAGGAACGGGCGGCCTTGGAGCACCCGCTGCCATGTTTCTGGCTGCTGCGGGGGTCGGCACAATAGGTCTTGTGGATTTTGACGCGGTGGAGCTTTCAAATCTTCAAAGACAGATTATTCACCTTACCAAAGATGTGGGAAAACCCAAAGTTATATCGGGAAAGGAAACCATCAATGAAATGAATCCCGATGTGAATGTTGTTACATATCAGGAGTGGGTAAGTTCGGCCAACATAAAAGATATTATCAAGGACAGGGATTATGATTTTATTATAGACGGCACCGACAATTTCCCGGCAAAGTTTTTAATAAATGATGCCTGTGTTCTTACGGGAAAACCCTTTTCCCATGCAGGAATTATAAGGTTCCAGGGTCAGACCATGACCTATGTTCCGGGTAAAGGGCCGTGCTATAGGTGCATATTCGAGAATCCCCCACCACCGGATAAAGTTCCCACATGCAAACAGGCCGGTGTGCTGGGCGTAATGGGCGGAGTTATCGGAACTATTCAGGCAACAGAAGCTATCAAATATTTGCTTGGCATTGGTGAACTGCTTACAGGCTATATTTTAACTTATGACGCAAAAGCGATGGAGTTTAGAAAAGTTAAATTGCCGTGGAACAAAAGGTGTCAGGTTTGCGGTGAAAATCCTACCATAAAAGAGCTTATAGACTATGAACAGGCAGTGTGCGATTTGAAATCCTGA
- a CDS encoding sulfate/molybdate ABC transporter ATP-binding protein, protein MSIEIRNVSKTFDSFKALSNINLHINTGELVALLGPSGSGKTTLLRIIAGLETADEGSIIFDGEDNTKKSAQDRKVGFVFQHYALFKHMTVFENIAFGLRVMPSKIRPNKEAIKNKVYELLKLVKMEELANRYPSQLSGGQRQRIALARALAVEPKVLLLDEPFGALDAKVRKDLRRWLRKLHDEYPITSVFVTHDQEEALDVADRVVILNQGKIEQIGTPEEVYDNPANPFVYNFLGNVNLFHGRIHNGKVELGLPGADSDGGQGKDIVSYTRPHDIEIKLEPEGKEFIGSRITFIRAVGPIVKIELVRLDNGQYIEAEISKETYRKLGLKERQTVYVRPKDFKVFIPEDYVI, encoded by the coding sequence ATGAGTATTGAGATACGCAACGTATCAAAAACCTTTGATTCATTTAAGGCCCTGAGCAATATCAACCTGCACATTAATACGGGGGAACTGGTTGCCTTGCTGGGACCGTCCGGTTCGGGCAAAACAACACTTTTGAGAATTATTGCAGGCCTCGAGACAGCGGATGAAGGAAGCATCATTTTTGACGGAGAGGATAATACAAAAAAGAGTGCCCAGGACAGAAAAGTAGGGTTTGTGTTTCAGCATTATGCATTGTTTAAACACATGACGGTTTTTGAAAATATTGCATTTGGCCTTAGAGTTATGCCTTCAAAAATAAGACCCAACAAGGAAGCTATAAAGAATAAGGTATATGAACTGTTGAAGCTTGTAAAGATGGAAGAGCTGGCAAACCGTTATCCTTCGCAGCTGTCGGGAGGACAGCGCCAGAGAATTGCCCTGGCAAGGGCATTGGCGGTGGAGCCGAAGGTCTTGCTTCTGGATGAACCTTTTGGGGCACTGGATGCTAAAGTAAGAAAAGATTTGAGAAGGTGGCTGAGGAAGTTACACGACGAATATCCCATCACCAGCGTGTTTGTAACCCATGACCAGGAAGAGGCACTGGATGTGGCCGACAGGGTTGTAATTTTAAATCAGGGAAAAATCGAGCAAATAGGCACACCGGAAGAAGTGTATGACAATCCGGCAAATCCTTTTGTATACAACTTTCTGGGCAATGTGAACCTGTTTCACGGAAGAATACATAACGGAAAAGTTGAACTGGGCTTACCCGGCGCAGATTCGGACGGCGGTCAGGGTAAAGATATAGTAAGCTACACCCGCCCCCATGATATTGAGATTAAGCTTGAACCGGAAGGAAAGGAATTTATCGGCTCCCGGATTACTTTTATAAGGGCGGTCGGACCCATTGTCAAGATTGAACTGGTGAGACTGGACAACGGGCAATATATTGAAGCCGAGATTAGCAAGGAAACATACAGAAAACTTGGGCTTAAGGAAAGGCAGACTGTTTATGTAAGGCCAAAAGATTTCAAAGTTTTTATTCCCGAGGATTATGTAATTTAG
- a CDS encoding 4Fe-4S binding protein, whose translation MANVDYKELKKGGFMKQVDKDRFSLRLRIVGGQIKAEQLAKVNEIAQKYGAGYIHLTSRQSIEIPYIKLQDIDAVKEELAKAGLQPGACGPRVRTITACQGAVICPSGLINTTELAREFDERYYARELPHKFKLGITGCRNNCLKAEENDLGVKGGMMPSWVKDKCIYCGLCQAVCPAKVIEVKKQEKELTFNEKDCIYCGKCVKVCPTSAWEGRGGFIVYFGGLFGNRIAVGKQLLPIIFSKEDLHKVIEATLAFFEEHGKPGERFGNTLDRVGWDLLKNRLEEVLKAG comes from the coding sequence GTGGCAAATGTTGATTATAAAGAACTGAAAAAAGGCGGATTCATGAAGCAGGTTGACAAGGACCGCTTTTCACTGCGCCTCAGAATCGTCGGAGGTCAGATAAAAGCAGAGCAGCTTGCAAAGGTGAATGAGATAGCGCAAAAATACGGTGCAGGCTATATCCATTTGACTTCAAGACAGAGTATCGAAATTCCGTATATTAAGCTTCAGGATATTGATGCTGTCAAGGAGGAGCTTGCCAAGGCAGGGCTTCAGCCCGGTGCATGCGGACCCAGGGTTAGAACGATTACCGCATGTCAGGGGGCTGTTATTTGTCCCAGCGGGCTTATCAACACAACGGAGCTTGCCAGGGAATTTGATGAAAGGTATTATGCCCGTGAATTGCCCCATAAGTTTAAGTTGGGTATTACCGGCTGCAGAAATAATTGCTTGAAGGCGGAGGAAAACGACCTTGGGGTTAAGGGCGGAATGATGCCAAGTTGGGTTAAGGATAAATGTATTTATTGCGGATTGTGTCAGGCAGTTTGCCCGGCAAAGGTCATTGAGGTGAAAAAGCAGGAAAAAGAGCTGACATTCAATGAAAAGGATTGCATCTATTGCGGCAAATGCGTCAAGGTGTGCCCTACAAGTGCATGGGAAGGCAGAGGCGGGTTTATCGTGTATTTTGGCGGATTGTTCGGCAACAGAATAGCAGTCGGAAAGCAGCTTTTGCCTATTATTTTCTCAAAAGAGGATTTGCATAAGGTTATTGAAGCAACTTTGGCATTTTTTGAGGAGCATGGAAAGCCCGGTGAAAGATTTGGCAATACCTTGGACAGAGTAGGCTGGGATTTGCTTAAAAACAGGCTTGAAGAAGTATTGAAAGCGGGATGA